A stretch of DNA from Ranitomeya variabilis isolate aRanVar5 chromosome 1, aRanVar5.hap1, whole genome shotgun sequence:
AACATCACAgccgcaccaaagagaagcagctccagccgtcacattaggggtgagttaattgtttgaccaaatatagcaggatcATTTTCAAGTTGATCATTATGTGCGGCAACTGAATGACATGAATAATCAAATGGCTCccggcagaaaaaaggttccccccACCCCTGCTTTATTACATAGTTGTACATTCAGCTGATCTTCAGGCATTTCAGCTCTCAGACCTATGGCAATATGAACTGCTTGCCAATAGAAAGCCATACGGTATTGCATCAATGCGGGGAGACATGGGTGAAAAGCACTGCACCCTGCAGACGCTGTTTTTTCTTATTTAATGGGTGCATGATTTTGCCAAAGAACATCTGTTTCTCCAGAACTTTCTTTAAAGCTGAAATTATCAGTGAAAAACATTTCTGTGCAATCTCTTGTGCAATCCTGGATTTCATAAGAATGACGATGGTGAGACTGGATGTCGCAATCTTCCATCATTTGGCGAATTGAATCGGTGAATCACAGCAATGAACATGGCGTAATTCCCAAGTTTATGTGCAGGGGAAAAAGATACCAAAATGTAATAAGGTCATGATTCTGGTTACATTGCATTCTTCCACCCTTgggaataaataataatagtaaagaaaaaaaaaaaaaacacttcacttGCATACATAAGCCTTGTGTTTCTCTATTTTGCAAGTAGTTGGAAATCATATTTTAACCCTTCTGCACAGCAGCGCCAATGTGTGCGCCTGCCATAGGGTAAAGGATGCTTTCAAATGAATTATTTTGCAAACAAATGCATTTTTCCCTGACATTTTTGCAAGCTATTGGTGTTCCATGAAAGTCAATAATGAAATTTAAGTCTCACTACCCAcaaggattttatttatttttgtggcaTTTTCCctagcctttttttcttttttggaaagGGCTGGGAGGCTTTACTTGTGTATGGCATTTTTTCCTGGTGCTTTCCAATAGAATTATTTCTATAGGCCTTAAAGAAAATCCTCAGAAAAAATGCACATATGCTACAAATGtaatgaagaaaaaacaaaaaaaggagggggggggggagaatacaCAAAGACATTCTTAAAATGcatgattgtttgttttttttttacaggaaagtacaaaaaaaaaataatacagaaaTAAAAGTGTAAAGAAGCAAGGACAGTTTCACACAAAGCGGTGTTTCTCCAAAAATGTTTAGTTTTTTTTCCCCCACACACGCCTTCAATGTCCACACACACCATAATGTTATTGGAATTTTTACCAGTATTATATATGGGGCATAAAAAATGATGTGGGCGAATCATACTGTATgacggggagcagtggggacatcttaCTGTATAGAGGGGAGTGATGGACATCTTACTGGGTATAACGGAGCTGTGGAGACATCTTACTGTCTGGAGGGGAGATGTGTGGGCATTATACTCTGTATAGAcaagctgggggcccatcatactgtatagagaggTGCGGTGGAAGACATCATACTTTGTAAAGGGAAGCTGTGGGAGCATCAtaatgtgtagaggggagctgtacaggCGAAGACTCATGGgacattaaatgtaaagtgggcgcttattgctataggggcactccacttagggacaaaatgtgggcactgttttctagggcatttgcacaggATATAAATATTCTAGAAGTCAGTTTTACCATCTAGAAGGCACAAAGGAAGCGTTTTACTTTTTAAAGGACACAGTGGTGGGCATtttatgtggggcagtaagaggtGCACGGTTTTTGCACCACACAcccgatgcagtaatagggacacatacagccccATATGGACAATCACTTTAGCCCTGCATGCACTGGCTGCCTGTATATTGTTGCCTAAAACACATGTGACAGCCTTTCCTGCGCATTTTATTGTGCCTTGCATATAAAAGGCTTCTTGTCAATCCCTTCCCGACTAAAAATTTATAGACATCAATATGTCAAAACAACAAAAATAAACTAAAACCTGTGGAATGCGGAGAATAATCTAACATTTAATTGTGAGAAAACAGCATTGTACACTTTAGATGCTTCTCTCTATATACAAGAACCAGTCTGAGATTCCCCCAGTAAGTTATATTATAATGATATCAGTGTGCACAAAGGCTCTAAAGCTTTGCGTCTCTGAAACGATTTAGAAAAATCTGCTCTTATTTCACGGTTTCCATTTCCTCAACGTCGCTCTCGGTGACTCCAGTGATTAAATCCATCTAATATTGATTTGATTTCCTTTTTAATAATCAGGAATATGATTATCTCCAAAGACTTTTCAATGCTAAAAATACCGAAAATCAAtataaaaagcaaaataaaacTGTAAGTGATGGAAAGCATCACTGAAAAAGTCAATGTTCCGGTCCTAGCAGTGGCTGGCTAAGACATTAAAGAAATGGTAGACTTCCTCCTTGTCGTAAACGGCCACTTCGGTGGAACACTCGCTGCATTTCACGGGGTGGTACATATCCACCGCTTTACTTTGCCTTGCTATTGCTGACTCTGCAGTGGCAGCCTTCCTTTTTTTCCTCTCCCGTCGTCTGTTCTTTATTGGCTGTTCAGGAAATTTTAAAACCTCCTCCTTGTTGACAATGCAATTCATGACAAACATGGCTCGATACTGTGTCCTATAGGATTCGTGTCTGCAAGAAAAATTGTTTTGCCGTAGAGATAATAATTAAGTTATTGAAAACAAAGAGGAAATGAAAAAGACGTCAAATTAGAAAAAAATGGACTAAAATGTATATCCTGAAACCGGAATACCAGCTAATACATATTAGGTGCACGTACCTTTGGCAATCCAAGCAAAGTGTAGTCATACAGGCTGGACAGTTCAAGATGGCATCGCTGCTGGGAAGAGCATCCTGTTTGGTCGAATGGGTCTGCGATTGCCTTTGTTTTCTGAGGTTTCTGTAACTAATATTTAAAGAGATAGTTTAAAAAACCCCAAGTAACATTAATTTTTAATCTATTATCTGGTGTAATGGATCAGtgagaaacaaacaaacaaataaataaacattGGCATCCTATGCCAGATTACGGCTACATTCTCCTCCACCTTAGTACGATGGTATTCTCCCCTAGAGTTGTGGAATCTAGTAGAATATGGTGGCATATGACGGTCCATATGTCACTTTATAAGCCTCTTATCAGGAGGAGTGAGCATAATCCGCAAGCAGCATATCAATACACAGTATAGACTTCTGCTCCTCTGATTTTGGGGATCTTGTGATTATGATTTCTTTCCATTACAATGGAAAAACATCAGCATCTAATAGAGTTTAATTACTAGCATTGAGTTGTAGCCTTACCTTCTTCTTTTGGCATCTACCCATTCCTGGTCCCGGTCATCCTCGTGTGGATCGTACAGCAAGTCATCATTAGTCAGCACTTTGTGCTTTTCTTTCCGCGTTTGTACCTTTCCTTTTTCAGTCCCTAAGAAGAAATAGTAACAATTGATTAGTATCGACGAAGACTTGTTCACACTGGAATTTTGAGATAAAAGCCGTAATTTATTTTATCTAATTGTAGTACATCCCATCTGGTTTCTG
This window harbors:
- the EAPP gene encoding E2F-associated phosphoprotein; amino-acid sequence: MNRLQQEYDAYPIEEPSDEERGISSSEDELDILLHGTPEQKRKLIRECLTGESESSSEDDFEKEMENELSSTMKTMEGRWQSNGPDASTSGATTSRGDKPQYYDEIYFDSDSEDEGTEKGKVQTRKEKHKVLTNDDLLYDPHEDDRDQEWVDAKRRSYRNLRKQRQSQTHSTKQDALPSSDAILNCPACMTTLCLDCQRHESYRTQYRAMFVMNCIVNKEEVLKFPEQPIKNRRRERKKRKAATAESAIARQSKAVDMYHPVKCSECSTEVAVYDKEEVYHFFNVLASHC